One Malus sylvestris chromosome 14, drMalSylv7.2, whole genome shotgun sequence DNA segment encodes these proteins:
- the LOC126600704 gene encoding putative disease resistance protein At4g19050, translating into MALGMKEWIEKILEPLKNDGVTTIVLDGMRGAWKTWTAREISMKRDSIHDSLWVYLNKQYDGSSLLENIAGQLSLISIHEEYDGDEEEKKEENMSLENLKQRIAIKLEVLISAAHEENKYFLLILDDVPYEQSVTDIISELEKLRGSNHMSSFKVLITRDEGDKKHTAEEECTTEEERTKEERTAKEEHGAIQTIHTWLHSINVDQLSTQESKLLLKENIKKVISDSPGFEMLSKVIVEMRKSMPSEIIAIAKAFNYVEHIGSGVWSLESVSVAAADDEGAAINLLHRAWYDTLPSGVLADCFWHSMQFFRNNVCLHYKELITHWIMEGYVGCIDHIEKAYEQGHRILMELIDRGMLRRQEDNIMGGIFSSIADHRRRGFTGTASLGLVNVFANSKWEGLGRLTHTDGMIKSPCSAKTWGKVSTLVMDGRCLSREVPEKYFQPMQELRILTVLNPRFRSLPLSLTSLKNLSILVLRCCDLLEKIDRLREFKNLNVLEISGATCLEKIDDDLFTDMPHLRSLNLSGANIKSLPGSLFQKTELRWLILRGCSQLTELPSLKSFENLQVLDLHGATSFKKFQDKTFAPLQKLQLIDLSNSQISRLPFLHNLGDLTRLLLAGCRSLKRLPILNTLTQLQILDLSGATSLQEIQKEPLDGLKVLDLSQTQISGLPSSVSNLSDLVLRDCSHLVKLPPIGATKELEQLDLSGSRNLAEIEDKSLQHMRFLRVLNFSKAKVKELPSLSNLVNLRQLLLMDCTVLEKLPVMEGLLRLQVLNLSGCVALVDLPHLNALEKLEILDVSGCTALKGIHEKSFENMSCIRTLNLSDSKIEFLPSLPKARIFCHLILRNCSNLKKLPPLEHLSKLEELDLCGAISLVDFEAGFLEHMDDLRILNLTGIPLTMLPSMSRLTNLRQLALKGCSSMETVQNLEALTLLEILDLSGTAIGSLPPLNTFSNLVQLLLKDCSRIEELLLLGSLSRLEVLDLSGTRMKKFPYEISELTNLKHLYLPDVRSMHDLDVGKIKRIPQEVNWDQCGIFEHADIFCDNDKPSISVSGTEIFQFLDKNPKVWETKFKKFCFFVTKKQGEDGDIIFCKDEIVKDVYSSTRHLCFPEEHDRSLEIHGSYGLPHGFPHGFKSVLKHSDCISLVDNDIISYLSDLGADVVEVMKGCWIERCSKIESILCGEEANVRLGRSLEILWVSNLPKLRSLYNGNAEPECFKNLKQLFLDCCPMIVNVFPSSQLPENLEILHVQFCDRLQTLVECDTPSKYTFKKLRTLYLLELPKLTSIGIELPDQVDVEAMECPKFTKDPPAMVD; encoded by the coding sequence ATGGCTTTAGGTATGAAGGAATGGATAGAAAAGATACTGGAGCCGCTGAAGAACGATGGTGTAACAACAATCGTTCTTGATGGTATGCGTGGAGCATGGAAAACGTGGACGGCAAGAGAGATAAGCATGAAGAGAGACTCAATCCATGACAGTCTATGGGTGTATCTGAATAAACAATATGACGGCAGCTCTCTACTTGAGAACATTGCCGGCCAGCTATCTCTAATCTCTATTCATGAGGAATATGATGGCGacgaggaggagaagaaggaggagaacaTGAGCTTGGAAAATTTGAAACAGAGAATAGCCATCAAGCTTGAAGTATTGATATCCGCAGCACATGAAGAAAACAAATATTTTCTACTAATTCTGGATGATGTTCCTTACGAGCAGTCTGTGACAGACATTATCTCAGAACTGGAGAAGCTGCGGGGTTCAAATCATATGAGTTCTTTTAAGGTTTTAATAACTAGAGATGAAGGTGACAAAAAGCACACTGCAGAGGAGGAGTGCACCACAGAGGAGGAGCGCACCAAAGAGGAGCGCACCGCAAAGGAGGAGCACGGAGCAATTCAGACCATCCACACATGGCTGCACAGCATAAACGTAGATCAATTGTCTACACAAGAGTCCAAGCTTTTATTGAAAGAAAATATCAAGAAAGTAATTTCCGACTCTCCGGGCTTTGAAATGTTATCCAAGgtgattgtggagatgagaaAGTCCATGCCTAGTGAAATCATCGCAATAGCAAAAGCATTCAATTATGTTGAACATATTGGTTCTGGGGTTTGGTCATTGGAAAGTGTTTCAGTAGCAGCAGCCGATGATGAGGGAGCTGCAATAAATCTGCTACATCGTGCTTGGTATGACACGTTGCCAAGCGGTGTTCTGGCAGACTGTTTTTGGCATAGCATGCAATTTTTCAGGAATAATGTCTGTCTGCATTACAAAGAGTTGATCACTCATTGGATAATGGAAGGGTATGTTGGATGCATTGATCATATCGAGAAAGCCTATGAGCAAGGACATCGCATTCTGATGGAGCTTATAGATCGTGGCATGCTAAGACGCCAGGAGGATAATATCATGGGAGGAATCTTTTCAAGTATAGCTGATCACCGCCGTCGTGGGTTTACTGGGACTGCAAGCCTGGGATTGGTTAATGTGTTTGCAAATTCCAAGTGGGAAGGTCTTGGGAGGCTCACACACACTGATGGTATGATAAAATCGCCGTGCAGTGCTAAAACCTGGGGAAAAGTCTCTACACTTGTGATGGATGGACGCTGCCTCAGTAGAGAAGTCCCTgaaaaatattttcaaccaaTGCAGGAGCTCCGGATATTAACTGTATTGAATCCCAGGTTCAGATCTCTACCCTTGTCCTTGACTAGCTTAAAGAACCTTTCTATTCTGGTGCTCAGATGCTGTGATCTCTTGGAGAAAATTGATCGCCTCCGAGAATTTAAAAACTTAAATGTTCTTGAGATATCTGGTGCTACCTGCTTGGAGAAAATCGATGATGATCTTTTCACAGACATGCCTCACCTTCGAAGCCTTAACCTTTCTGGTGCCAATATCAAATCACTACCTGGTTCTCTCTTTCAAAAAACTGAACTACGGTGGCTCATCCTTAGAGGTTGTTCTCAATTGACAGAGCTTCCAAGCTTGAAATCGTTTGAAAACCTCCAGGTGCTTGATCTTCATGGTGCTACATCTTTCAAAAAGTTTCAAGACAAAACCTTTGCTCCGCTTCAGAAACTTCAGTTAATTGATCTTTCCAATTCCCAAATTAGTCGCCTACCTTTTCTTCACAATCTTGGTGATCTCACTCGGCTTCTATTAGCTGGTTGCAGAAGCTTAAAAAGACTGCCCATCTTGAACACACTAACTCAGCTTCAAATTCTTGATCTTTCGGGTGCTACAAGTTTACAAGAAATACAAAAAGAACCATTGGATGGCCTTAAAGTCCTTGATTTATCTCAGACTCAAATTAGTGGTCTGCCTTCAAGTGTAAGCAACCTTTCTGATCTTGTCTTAAGAGATTGTTCTCATCTTGTAAAACTGCCCCCCATAGGAGCAACTAAAGAGCTTGAACAGCTTGACCTTTCCGGCTCAAGAAATCTGGCTGAAATTGAAGACAAATCCTTACAACATATGAGGTTCCTTCGAGTTCTCAACTTTTCGAAAGCCAAAGTAAAAGAATTACCATCTTTGTCCAACCTAGTTAACCTTCGCCAACTCCTGTTAATGGACTGTACGGTTCTAGAGAAACTGCCTGTGATGGAGGGCCTTCTCAGACTCCAGGTTCTCAATCTTTCTGGTTGTGTGGCATTGGTTGATTTGCCCCACCTGAATGCCCTTGAAAAATTAGAGATTCTTGATGTTTCAGGTTGTACGGCATtgaaaggaatacatgaaaagTCCTTTGAAAATATGTCATGTATTCGTACACTCAACCTCTCAGACTCTAAAATTGAGTTTCTACCGTCCCTTCCCAAAGCCAGAATCTTCTGTCATCTCATACTCAGAAATTGCAGCAACCTAAAAAAGCTCCCTCCTCTTGAACATCTGTCAAAACTTGAGGAACTTGATCTATGCGGTGCCATTTCTTTAGTTGACTTTGAAGCTGGGTTCTTGGAGCATATGGATGACCTTAGAATTCTCAACCTAACAGGAATCCCACTTACAATGCTACCGTCCATGTCCAGACTCACCAACCTCAGACAACTCGCACTAAAAGGTTGTTCGTCGATGGAAACAGTGCAAAACCTAGAAGCACTAACACTACTTGAGATTCTTGATCTTTCTGGAACAGCAATTGGGAGTCTGCCACCTCTAAACACTTTTAGCAACCTCGTCCAACTCTTGCTGAAAGATTGTTCACGGATAGAAGAGTTGCTGCTGCTAGGATCACTTAGTCGTCTGGAGGTTCTGGATCTTTCAGGAACCAGAATGAAAAAATTTCCCTATGAGATATCTGAATTGACTAATTTAAAGCACCTTTATCTTCCAGACGTGAGGAGTATGCATGATCTGGATGTTGGAAAGATAAAGCGTATACCACAAGAGGTCAACTGGGATCAATGTGGTATCTTTGAGCATGCTGATATCTTTTGTGACAATGACAAACCTTCCATATCTGTAAGTGGAACGGaaatttttcagtttttggacaaaaatcCCAAGGTGTGGGAAACAAAGTTcaaaaaattttgtttctttgtaaCCAAGAAGCAAGGTGAAGATGGAGATATCATCTTCTGCAAAGATGAAATTGTCAAAGATGTGTACTCAAGCACCAGACACTTGTGTTTTCCTGAAGAGCATGATCGGTCTTTGGAAATCCATGGATCATATGGTCTTCCTCATGGTTTCCCTCATGGTTTCAAAAGTGTCCTCAAGCATTCCGACTGCATATCTTTGGTTGACAATGACATTATAAGTTACCTATCTGATTTAGGTGCTGACGTTGTGGAGGTAATGAAGGGCTGTTGGATAGAGAGATGCAGTAAAATTGAGAGCATTCTCTGTGGAGAAGAGGCAAATGTCAGACTGGGGAGAAGTTTAGAGATTCTATGGGTTTCGAACCTTCCGAAGTTGAGAAGTCTATACAATGGGAATGCGGAACCAGAGTGCTTTAAGAATCTTAAACAGTTGTTTCTAGATTGTTGTCCAATGATTGTGAATGTCTTTCCCTCATCCCAGCTTCCAGAAAACCTCGAAATTCTCCATGTGCAATTTTGTGATAGATTGCAAACTTTGGTTGAATGTGATACACCATCTAAGTATACATTCAAAAAGTTAAGGACACTGTATCTGTTGGAACTGCCAAAGTTGACGAGCATTGGGATTGAATTGCCAGATCAAGTGGATGTCGAAGCTATGGAATGCCCTAAGTTTACGAAGGACCCTCCTGCTATGGTCGACTag